GCATTCGAAGCCGAGTTCAAGCAGAAGCAACAGATCATTGAGAGCAAGAACGCGCAGCTGGAAGCGATGAAAAACGAGTTCATACAGAACGGACCCGTCATGAACGAAACTACGAGGAAGCAGAAAGCCGAGCAGATCGATCGTCTGGACAAAGACCTCCAGAGATCCAGGGCCGACTTCAGGGACGAGCTCCAGAAAAGGGATTATGAGCTGCTCGAGAAAATATTAAAGGATCTCGACGGCATACTCCAGTCAATCGGCACGTCCGAGGGCTATACCCTAATAATCGAAAAAACCGAAGGCGGGGTCATTTTCTCAACTCCGGCTATCGATATAACCCAGAAGGTCATACAGGCTTACGACGCTAAGAACTGATGCTTGACGGAACTATTACGGACGGGAACAACTTGAAAATTTTAATTGATAGAGAATCTATCAAGGATCATATTCCTCACAGGGAGCCGTTTCTTTTCGTCGATGAGGTCGTCGAGCTCGAGCACGGCACGAGGATCGTGGCGGTCAGGAGGTTCCGCCCGGAGGAGGAGTTCTTCAAGGGCCATTTCCCCGGAGCTCCGATAGTCCCGGGTGTAATAATAGTCGAAGCGATGGCTCAGGCGGGAGGGGTGCTTTATAACGCGTCTTTCACGGAGGAGAGATTATCCAAAGGGCAGACCGGGGCTTACCTTGCCGGGCTTGAAAAGGTGCGTTTCAGGAAAGCCGTCTATCCGAACGATATTTTGAAGATGGATGTGAGGATCCTGAAGATGCGGTCGAAGATCATAATATTCGCCGGGGAGGCGAGTGTCGGGGATTCAAAGGTGGCTGAAGCTGAAATTATGGTTTCGCTCTATTAATT
This DNA window, taken from Thermodesulfobacteriota bacterium, encodes the following:
- a CDS encoding OmpH family outer membrane protein — its product is MRVLLLVLGLLLLTPALSYSQSGKIGVIDLQMVIANSKAGKAAKSAFEAEFKQKQQIIESKNAQLEAMKNEFIQNGPVMNETTRKQKAEQIDRLDKDLQRSRADFRDELQKRDYELLEKILKDLDGILQSIGTSEGYTLIIEKTEGGVIFSTPAIDITQKVIQAYDAKN
- the fabZ gene encoding 3-hydroxyacyl-ACP dehydratase FabZ codes for the protein MKILIDRESIKDHIPHREPFLFVDEVVELEHGTRIVAVRRFRPEEEFFKGHFPGAPIVPGVIIVEAMAQAGGVLYNASFTEERLSKGQTGAYLAGLEKVRFRKAVYPNDILKMDVRILKMRSKIIIFAGEASVGDSKVAEAEIMVSLY